The following are encoded together in the Gordonia insulae genome:
- a CDS encoding TetR/AcrR family transcriptional regulator, whose product MAPRGTVSGSTRRDELLTTAGRMFAEQGLRSTTVRDIADAAGILSGSLYHHFDSKESMVDEILRGFLDDLFARYREIADSSLTAADTLRRLVVASFEAIDAQRNAVAIYQDEAKRLAGQDRFGYIGERNTEFRELWHAVLRRGVDDGEFRADLDVELAYRFLRDTVWVAVRWYRPGGELSADDIAGQYLAIVLDGILPR is encoded by the coding sequence ATGGCTCCCCGCGGCACCGTCTCCGGCTCGACCCGACGCGACGAACTCCTGACCACCGCGGGCAGGATGTTCGCCGAACAGGGCCTGCGGTCGACCACCGTGCGGGACATCGCCGACGCCGCCGGCATCCTGTCGGGCAGTCTCTATCACCATTTCGATTCCAAGGAGTCGATGGTCGACGAGATCCTACGTGGCTTCCTCGACGATCTGTTCGCGAGATACCGCGAGATCGCCGACTCCAGCCTGACCGCGGCGGACACCCTGCGCCGGTTGGTGGTCGCCTCCTTCGAGGCGATCGATGCGCAGCGCAACGCCGTCGCGATCTATCAGGACGAGGCCAAACGTCTTGCGGGACAAGACAGATTCGGCTACATCGGGGAGCGCAACACCGAGTTCCGTGAGCTCTGGCATGCGGTGTTGCGGCGTGGCGTCGACGACGGCGAGTTCCGTGCCGACCTCGACGTCGAGCTGGCATACCGGTTTCTGCGGGACACGGTCTGGGTGGCCGTCCGCTGGTATCGACCCGGTGGGGAACTCTCCGCCGACGACATCGCCGGTCAGTACCTGGCCATCGTGCTCGACGGCATCCTGCCGCGCTGA
- a CDS encoding quinone oxidoreductase family protein — protein sequence MTIINAAVVTSFDQPPHYRDFELPAAEDDQEEVEVLAVGLHPRARSGASGAHYTSTGRLPMIPGIDGVARRDDGSLVYFAVDDDTIGSLAERTVIDAHRSVTLPSDADVVKVAAAMNPAMSSWVALRRRIEIRPGQSVLVLGATGNAGSMAVRIAKLLGAGTVIGAGRDRERLDALVDLGADDLVQLTDDPVDSARALAGRAADVDIVIDYLWGASTQEALVPMLTARSDRSRGLDWVQVGSMAGPTIELPSAALRSANLRLLGSGQGSVAGRDYLAELPALVDVIDRGQIEVGTRTVALADVERAWGEPDVPGLRTVFLPQQV from the coding sequence ATGACGATAATCAACGCCGCGGTGGTGACCTCGTTCGACCAACCGCCGCACTACCGGGACTTCGAACTGCCGGCAGCAGAAGATGATCAGGAAGAGGTCGAGGTTCTCGCGGTGGGGCTGCATCCCCGGGCCCGGTCCGGGGCGTCGGGTGCGCACTACACGAGTACCGGCCGACTGCCGATGATTCCCGGGATCGACGGCGTCGCCCGTCGCGACGACGGCTCGCTTGTCTACTTCGCCGTCGATGACGACACCATCGGCAGCCTTGCCGAGCGCACCGTCATCGACGCGCATCGCAGTGTGACGCTGCCCTCGGATGCCGACGTGGTCAAGGTCGCCGCGGCCATGAACCCGGCGATGTCCTCGTGGGTGGCCCTGCGCAGACGCATCGAGATCAGGCCGGGCCAGAGCGTTCTGGTGCTGGGCGCCACCGGCAACGCCGGTTCGATGGCGGTCCGGATCGCGAAGCTCCTCGGGGCCGGAACGGTCATCGGCGCGGGCCGTGATCGAGAACGACTCGACGCATTGGTCGACCTCGGAGCGGACGATCTCGTGCAGCTCACCGACGACCCGGTCGACTCTGCGCGGGCGTTGGCGGGCCGGGCTGCCGACGTCGACATCGTCATCGACTACCTCTGGGGTGCATCGACGCAGGAGGCCCTGGTGCCCATGCTCACCGCCCGGTCCGACCGGAGTCGCGGGCTCGACTGGGTGCAGGTCGGGTCGATGGCTGGCCCGACAATCGAATTGCCCTCCGCGGCATTGCGTTCGGCCAACCTGCGCCTGCTGGGCAGCGGTCAGGGTTCCGTCGCGGGCCGCGACTACCTGGCCGAGCTCCCGGCGCTGGTCGATGTGATCGACCGCGGGCAGATCGAGGTCGGCACCCGCACGGTGGCGCTCGCGGACGTAGAGCGGGCCTGGGGCGAGCCGGACGTGCCGGGGCTACGCACCGTTTTCCTGCCTCAGCAGGTGTAG
- a CDS encoding DUF7832 domain-containing protein has protein sequence MTYDDAEWHCDTVLDLDLDESAAVIHIGVFLAWATARGLLSETLDNRAAAIHALEHRTTTPSGFAEQYFVAQIDPLMLSDSGNRFTDDAYARYLEVLQEVPLVAQHATTYEVPDDWGTFDAIVPYLDRLYDEWRADGSRL, from the coding sequence ATGACCTATGACGATGCCGAGTGGCACTGCGACACCGTGCTCGACCTCGATCTCGACGAGTCCGCCGCGGTGATCCACATCGGGGTCTTCTTGGCGTGGGCGACGGCGCGCGGGCTCCTGTCGGAGACGCTCGACAATCGTGCGGCGGCGATTCATGCCCTGGAGCACCGCACCACCACACCGTCCGGGTTCGCGGAGCAGTACTTCGTCGCGCAGATCGATCCGCTCATGCTCAGTGATTCGGGGAACCGATTCACCGACGACGCGTACGCACGCTATCTCGAAGTGCTGCAGGAGGTTCCGCTGGTGGCGCAGCACGCGACGACCTATGAGGTGCCCGACGATTGGGGCACCTTCGACGCCATCGTCCCCTACCTCGATCGGCTCTACGACGAGTGGCGGGCGGACGGGTCCCGGTTGTGA
- a CDS encoding acyl-CoA synthetase has product MTQRFTPATTAAIDTARQHTLADLLRRTALRVPGKVAIINGSTTLTFGEFDAAVNRCASTLTARGLRKGDRLALVSHNSWQFAVLHYATARLGAILVPVNFGLGSEEIAFILDHSGAGVVVAEDALVPTVAKAIELSGLTDVPRGFIGMGGQVVPDAGWDDVDEWIRTGDEVVPQVPVDDDDPLRLMYTSGTESRPKGVLLSSKSLVNQYVSCIIDGGMTGDDVEVHALPLFHCAQLDCFLSVDVYLGATSIILPGPDPAAILETIESHRVTKLFCPPTVWISLLRHPDFDRRDLSSLRKGYYGASAMPVEVLREMSERLPAVSLWNFYGQTEMSPLATILRPHEQLERAGSAGRAALNVETRVVDDEDDPVPTGTVGEIVHRSPHACLGYYNDEENTAAAFRNGWFHSGDLGIIDADGYLSVVDRKKDMIKTGGENVASREVEEAIYLLDGVAEVAVFGVPHPKWIEAVTAVVIPKDGVTITAAQVDEHLAGVLAAYKRPKYVVFAEALPKNPSGKILKKDLRVRHADIATE; this is encoded by the coding sequence ATGACACAACGCTTCACCCCCGCAACGACCGCGGCGATCGACACGGCGCGCCAGCACACCCTCGCTGACCTCCTCCGACGTACCGCGCTGCGGGTCCCCGGCAAGGTCGCCATCATCAACGGATCCACCACCCTGACCTTCGGTGAGTTCGATGCGGCCGTGAACCGCTGCGCCAGCACGTTGACGGCACGCGGCCTGCGCAAGGGTGACCGGCTCGCACTGGTGAGCCACAACAGCTGGCAGTTCGCGGTGTTGCATTATGCGACGGCACGCCTGGGCGCGATCCTGGTGCCGGTGAACTTCGGCCTCGGGTCGGAGGAGATCGCGTTCATCCTCGATCACTCCGGAGCCGGGGTGGTGGTGGCCGAGGATGCCCTGGTGCCGACGGTGGCCAAGGCGATCGAACTGTCGGGCCTCACCGATGTTCCCCGCGGGTTCATCGGGATGGGCGGGCAGGTGGTGCCCGACGCCGGCTGGGACGACGTGGACGAGTGGATCCGTACCGGTGACGAGGTCGTCCCGCAGGTGCCGGTCGACGACGACGATCCGCTGCGTCTCATGTACACCAGCGGCACGGAGTCGCGCCCCAAGGGCGTTCTCCTCTCGTCGAAATCCCTTGTCAATCAATATGTTTCGTGCATCATCGACGGTGGCATGACCGGCGACGACGTCGAGGTCCACGCGCTGCCGCTGTTCCACTGCGCCCAGCTCGACTGCTTCCTGTCGGTGGATGTGTACCTGGGTGCGACGAGCATCATCCTGCCCGGCCCCGATCCGGCAGCGATCCTGGAGACGATCGAGTCGCACCGGGTGACCAAGTTGTTCTGCCCGCCGACCGTGTGGATCTCGCTGCTCCGGCATCCCGACTTCGACCGCCGGGACCTATCGTCGCTCCGCAAGGGCTACTACGGTGCGTCCGCCATGCCGGTGGAGGTGTTGCGTGAGATGTCGGAGCGGCTACCGGCCGTGTCGCTGTGGAACTTCTACGGCCAGACCGAGATGTCGCCCCTCGCGACCATCCTGCGGCCGCACGAGCAGCTCGAGCGCGCCGGGTCGGCGGGACGAGCCGCGCTCAACGTCGAGACGCGTGTCGTCGACGACGAGGACGATCCGGTGCCGACCGGCACGGTCGGCGAGATCGTGCACCGTAGTCCGCACGCCTGCCTCGGCTACTACAACGACGAGGAGAATACGGCAGCGGCGTTCCGCAACGGGTGGTTCCACTCCGGCGACCTCGGCATCATCGACGCCGATGGCTACTTGTCCGTGGTCGACCGCAAGAAGGACATGATCAAGACCGGCGGCGAGAACGTGGCCTCCCGTGAGGTCGAGGAGGCGATCTACCTCCTCGACGGCGTGGCCGAGGTCGCGGTCTTCGGTGTGCCACATCCGAAATGGATCGAGGCGGTGACCGCCGTGGTCATCCCCAAGGACGGCGTGACGATCACCGCGGCCCAGGTCGACGAACATCTCGCCGGAGTTCTCGCGGCCTACAAGCGACCCAAGTACGTCGTGTTCGCCGAGGCCCTGCCGAAGAATCCCAGCGGCAAGATCCTGAAGAAGGACCTGCGCGTCCGGCACGCGGATATCGCCACGGAGTGA
- a CDS encoding aldehyde dehydrogenase family protein, which translates to MTKPAEVTSAVSGRVSSEAHTMTELLEIQRAAFLRDGIPDAKTRIDRITRLSSLLLDNADEIAEALTEDFGTRPRELSLAADVAGCMVDLTHQRRGVEKWMKESNTAKVQGALGFKQRVRHDPLGVVGIMGPWNFPLQLTFVPAGAAFAAGNRVLMRPSSITSRTTDVIAKHAPDYFSIEELAVITSKHGGGADFAKLKVDHMFFTGSPDVGASVAQEAAKNLVPVTLELGGKNPAVLDPDADIDKAATMLADARMVNGGQVCLCPDYVFVPEAKVGEFTDKVIARWTTNFATIRNNPEYTATINQKNYDRILGLIADAQELGADVRQVVPAGEPLPDAEKRKIAPTLLTGVKAGMKIEEDEVFGPVLTVYPYRDLSEAIRYIAAHPHPLTMYWCGDDNENLARLADGTRSGSINANDFALHMFGAELPFGGIGRSGMGGYHGKTGFDTFSHARAIAISTMPFKVSEMMSPPFTARDAKMTNGQMKLWTRLNKRAIKKLKRR; encoded by the coding sequence ATGACCAAACCAGCAGAGGTGACCAGCGCGGTGTCGGGCCGCGTGTCGTCGGAGGCCCACACGATGACCGAGCTGCTGGAGATCCAGCGCGCGGCGTTCCTGCGCGACGGCATCCCGGACGCGAAGACCCGGATCGATCGCATCACCCGGCTGTCGTCGCTGCTCCTCGACAACGCCGACGAGATCGCAGAGGCGCTGACCGAGGACTTCGGCACCCGCCCGCGTGAGCTGTCCCTGGCGGCCGACGTGGCCGGCTGCATGGTGGACCTCACTCATCAGCGCCGCGGGGTCGAGAAGTGGATGAAGGAGAGCAACACCGCAAAGGTGCAGGGAGCGTTGGGGTTCAAACAGCGAGTCCGCCACGACCCGCTGGGTGTCGTCGGCATCATGGGGCCCTGGAATTTCCCGCTGCAGCTGACCTTCGTGCCCGCGGGTGCGGCCTTCGCAGCCGGCAACCGTGTCCTGATGCGGCCGTCGTCGATCACCTCGCGGACCACCGACGTGATCGCCAAGCACGCCCCCGACTACTTCTCCATCGAAGAGCTCGCGGTGATCACCAGCAAGCACGGTGGCGGCGCCGATTTCGCCAAGCTCAAGGTCGACCACATGTTCTTCACCGGATCGCCCGATGTCGGTGCGTCCGTCGCACAGGAGGCCGCGAAGAACCTGGTGCCGGTCACCCTCGAGCTGGGTGGCAAGAATCCGGCCGTCCTCGACCCGGATGCCGACATCGACAAGGCGGCGACGATGCTCGCCGACGCGCGGATGGTCAACGGCGGCCAGGTCTGCCTATGCCCCGACTACGTGTTTGTGCCGGAGGCCAAGGTCGGTGAGTTCACCGACAAGGTCATCGCCCGGTGGACGACCAACTTCGCGACGATCCGCAACAACCCCGAGTACACCGCGACCATCAACCAGAAGAACTACGACCGGATCCTCGGTCTGATCGCCGATGCGCAGGAACTCGGCGCCGACGTCCGGCAGGTGGTCCCCGCAGGAGAGCCGCTTCCGGATGCCGAGAAGCGCAAGATCGCGCCGACCCTGCTGACCGGCGTCAAGGCAGGCATGAAGATCGAGGAGGACGAGGTGTTCGGGCCGGTACTCACGGTCTATCCGTACCGGGATCTGTCCGAGGCCATCCGCTACATCGCCGCACATCCGCATCCGCTGACCATGTACTGGTGCGGCGACGACAACGAGAACCTGGCTCGTCTCGCCGACGGCACGCGGAGCGGGTCGATCAATGCCAACGACTTCGCCCTGCACATGTTCGGTGCCGAGCTCCCGTTCGGCGGCATCGGCCGCAGCGGCATGGGCGGCTACCACGGCAAGACCGGCTTCGACACCTTCAGCCACGCGCGTGCGATCGCGATATCGACGATGCCGTTCAAGGTCTCCGAGATGATGTCGCCGCCGTTCACCGCGCGCGACGCGAAGATGACCAACGGCCAGATGAAACTCTGGACCCGGTTGAACAAGCGCGCGATCAAGAAGCTCAAGCGCCGCTGA
- a CDS encoding acetyl-CoA C-acetyltransferase, with amino-acid sequence MSTPQAYIVDAVRTPVGKRNGSLAKTHPADMGAHVISSVLDRTGLDPNVVDDVVFGCVDAIGPQAGNIARTAWLTAGLPLDIPGTTVDRQCGSSQQAIHFAAQGVMSGTQDVVVAGGVQNMSAIPISQAMIAGQEFGFTTPTAESVGWRERFGGQAISQFNGADMMANKWDISREDMERWSLQSHERARAAIAGGRFDNEIVALGDCVVDECPRETSLEKMAGLQPLAEGSRLTAAVASQICDGASATLVVSEKALKEYGLTPRARIHHLSVRGDDPVMMLSAPIPATAYALQKTGLTIDDIDVIEINEAFASVVLAWLKETGADPAKVNPNGGGIALGHPLGATGAKLFATLLNELERTGGRYGLQTMCEGGGTANVTIIERLS; translated from the coding sequence ATGTCCACACCACAGGCCTACATCGTCGACGCGGTCCGCACACCGGTCGGCAAGCGCAACGGATCGCTCGCCAAGACCCACCCCGCCGACATGGGTGCCCACGTGATCTCGTCCGTGCTCGACCGCACCGGACTCGACCCGAATGTCGTCGACGATGTGGTGTTCGGCTGCGTCGACGCCATCGGCCCGCAGGCGGGCAACATCGCGCGGACCGCGTGGCTCACCGCGGGTCTGCCGCTCGACATCCCCGGCACCACCGTCGACCGGCAGTGCGGATCGTCGCAACAGGCCATCCATTTCGCCGCCCAGGGCGTGATGAGCGGTACCCAGGACGTCGTCGTCGCCGGCGGCGTCCAGAACATGAGCGCGATTCCGATCTCGCAGGCCATGATCGCCGGCCAGGAGTTCGGGTTCACCACGCCGACAGCCGAATCCGTGGGCTGGCGAGAGCGATTCGGCGGACAGGCGATCTCCCAGTTCAACGGCGCCGACATGATGGCGAACAAGTGGGACATCAGCCGCGAGGACATGGAGCGGTGGTCGCTGCAGTCCCATGAGCGTGCCCGTGCGGCCATCGCGGGCGGCCGCTTCGACAACGAGATCGTCGCACTCGGCGACTGTGTCGTCGACGAATGCCCGCGGGAGACCTCGCTGGAGAAGATGGCCGGATTGCAGCCGCTCGCCGAGGGCTCCCGCCTGACCGCGGCGGTCGCCTCGCAGATCTGTGACGGGGCGTCGGCCACCCTGGTGGTCTCCGAGAAGGCGCTGAAGGAGTACGGGCTCACCCCGCGGGCGCGCATCCATCACCTGTCGGTGCGCGGCGACGATCCGGTGATGATGCTGTCGGCGCCGATCCCGGCGACCGCGTACGCGTTGCAGAAGACCGGACTGACCATCGACGACATCGACGTCATCGAGATCAACGAGGCGTTCGCGTCGGTGGTGCTGGCATGGCTGAAGGAGACCGGGGCCGACCCGGCCAAGGTCAACCCCAACGGTGGCGGCATCGCACTGGGTCACCCGCTGGGCGCGACCGGGGCGAAGCTGTTCGCGACCCTGCTCAACGAACTCGAGCGCACCGGCGGCCGGTACGGGCTGCAGACGATGTGTGAGGGCGGCGGCACCGCAAACGTCACGATCATCGAACGGCTCTCCTGA
- a CDS encoding PucR family transcriptional regulator → MRVADLTDLGLRPLSVDGPGSDRVLRWVYTTDLPDPRAFIYGGELVLTSEGWYDGSVESCRRFVGALIDRAAAALVVGDILHGSVPEPIRELAEAGGLPLLFAPAEISYNALSQEVTERISADRQAEATATAGEYRQLITALVTGEGSAELLTAMTRQCGREAIVLSGVGRVVARSSDEYQLSSAELAAVMRGTLTAVRLPVVIHLDRRTVTVYPIGRRTSYAGHLVVDGDIAGFKARQRRVIDETTDLLTLSLLADTERFWQRHASARELTQILADTDITEPALREQFRQFGCDARRPTVVVSLTTTDPPRSGSGAIDLVLTVPDDPQECVVLTTQEPDQSMLVFVPWDLGADAFAEALAGKAQLVAPALHGATIRVGVGAVEDSIRGAVRAAQEARHLAGAQATQFAVATARDIDTYVGLLAQVPPRRRTAFHRRVLGDILAHPTGDEQLRTLEVFLRHNGSWQRAAEELHVHVSTLHYRIERIESLLGRDLATLPDRVDCLLALHLLRQENGA, encoded by the coding sequence ATGCGGGTAGCCGACCTGACCGACCTCGGGCTCCGTCCACTCAGCGTGGACGGCCCGGGGTCTGATCGTGTGCTGCGGTGGGTGTACACGACCGACCTGCCCGATCCACGTGCCTTCATCTATGGCGGCGAGCTGGTCCTGACCTCCGAGGGGTGGTACGACGGATCGGTCGAGAGCTGCCGACGCTTCGTCGGCGCGCTGATCGACCGTGCGGCCGCGGCGCTGGTGGTCGGGGACATCCTGCACGGTTCGGTGCCCGAACCGATCCGCGAACTCGCCGAGGCGGGCGGCCTGCCCCTGTTGTTCGCACCCGCCGAGATCTCGTACAACGCACTCTCGCAGGAGGTCACCGAGAGGATCTCGGCGGACCGGCAGGCCGAGGCGACCGCAACCGCGGGCGAGTACCGCCAGCTGATCACCGCGTTGGTGACCGGAGAGGGATCGGCTGAGCTGCTGACCGCGATGACCCGCCAATGCGGGCGCGAGGCAATCGTTCTGAGCGGCGTCGGCCGGGTGGTCGCGCGCTCGTCCGATGAGTACCAGCTCTCGTCCGCGGAACTGGCCGCCGTCATGCGCGGCACCCTCACGGCTGTCCGGCTGCCGGTCGTGATTCACCTCGATCGGCGCACGGTCACCGTCTACCCGATCGGTCGCCGGACCTCGTATGCCGGTCACCTCGTGGTCGACGGCGACATCGCCGGCTTCAAGGCGCGGCAGCGTCGCGTCATCGACGAGACCACGGACCTCCTGACGCTGTCGCTGCTCGCCGACACCGAGCGGTTCTGGCAACGCCACGCGAGCGCGCGCGAGCTGACCCAGATACTTGCTGACACAGATATCACGGAACCAGCTCTGCGAGAACAATTTCGGCAATTCGGATGTGATGCACGCAGGCCGACGGTGGTCGTGTCGCTCACCACCACAGACCCGCCGAGGAGCGGTTCCGGCGCGATCGACCTCGTTCTCACCGTGCCCGACGATCCGCAGGAGTGCGTCGTCCTGACGACTCAGGAACCCGATCAGTCGATGCTGGTGTTCGTGCCCTGGGATCTCGGCGCCGATGCGTTCGCCGAGGCCCTCGCCGGCAAGGCACAGCTGGTGGCGCCGGCCTTGCACGGCGCCACCATCCGCGTCGGTGTCGGCGCAGTCGAGGACTCGATCCGCGGGGCCGTGCGCGCAGCCCAGGAGGCACGTCACCTCGCCGGAGCGCAGGCCACACAGTTCGCGGTGGCCACGGCACGCGACATCGACACCTACGTGGGACTGCTCGCGCAGGTTCCGCCGCGACGCAGAACCGCCTTCCACCGTCGAGTTCTCGGTGACATCCTCGCCCATCCAACCGGTGACGAACAACTGCGAACCCTGGAAGTCTTTCTCCGGCACAATGGTTCGTGGCAGCGCGCGGCCGAGGAGCTGCATGTTCACGTCAGCACGCTGCACTATCGGATCGAACGCATCGAATCGCTTCTCGGCCGCGACCTCGCGACGTTGCCCGACCGAGTCGACTGCCTCCTGGCCCTACACCTGCTGAGGCAGGAAAACGGTGCGTAG
- a CDS encoding nucleoside deaminase, with protein MTVLPTAHADFALHRSPTPGESMTMAIESSDALAPADVAHLRVAIDLAAEARNDGRHPFAAIVVLADGTVISTAMNNSRPPEGDPTQHAELSAAAHAARLVAPEVLAGATLYTSAEPCAMCAGAIYWTGIGRVVYALSEARLLDLTGDNPENPTFALPCREVFARGQRAIEVHGPHLEDEAASTHIGFWK; from the coding sequence ATGACGGTTCTGCCCACCGCCCACGCCGATTTCGCCCTGCACCGCTCCCCGACTCCAGGAGAATCCATGACCATGGCCATCGAATCGTCGGACGCCCTCGCGCCGGCCGACGTCGCACATCTCCGTGTCGCGATCGATCTCGCCGCCGAGGCCAGGAACGACGGCCGCCATCCGTTCGCCGCGATCGTCGTGCTGGCCGACGGCACCGTGATCAGCACCGCGATGAACAACTCACGGCCGCCGGAAGGCGATCCCACGCAGCACGCGGAGCTGTCGGCCGCAGCCCACGCCGCGCGACTCGTCGCGCCGGAGGTCCTCGCCGGGGCGACGTTGTACACCAGCGCCGAGCCGTGTGCGATGTGCGCAGGTGCGATCTACTGGACCGGGATCGGCCGAGTCGTCTACGCGCTCAGCGAGGCCCGACTCCTCGACCTCACGGGTGACAACCCGGAGAATCCCACATTCGCGCTACCGTGCCGGGAGGTGTTCGCCCGCGGGCAGCGCGCGATCGAGGTCCACGGACCCCATCTCGAAGACGAGGCGGCGAGCACACACATCGGGTTCTGGAAGTGA
- a CDS encoding nucleobase:cation symporter-2 family protein has translation MALSPPHTRRTRDVDATDDTHDPVDERVGVARSVSLGFQHVLVMYAGVIAVPLIFAQTMGLTASQTITLLNINLIVGGIGTLIQTLGLWKFGARFPLVQGASFIGLAPSLLIGQDYGLRYVFGSVIAAGLIVLVAAPLLGQVLRLFPPVVIGSVITIVGLSLMPAAAGWFGGGADSPDFGSAENLALGAGTVVLIVALYAFTRGAWRNLSILVALVVGTVIALSAGMTDFGDVGSASWAGISNPFELGAPAFSPIPILVMTLAMFVIVAETTGNMLAIGRMASTEVTPQRLASAFRGDGLSTAIGGLFHGFPLNAFSQNSGLIAMTGVRSRFVVATGGVLMILMGLVPKLGAVVAAIPPSVLGGAAIVMFGMTTAAGIQELARVRYEGTNNSLVVAVAVSVGVLPMAAPTLFEKFDGTLGMVLSSGILLGTVAAVVLNLVCNLRRTPAGRDAASTSHSATEDLEVVR, from the coding sequence ATGGCCCTGAGCCCACCCCACACACGACGCACCCGGGACGTCGATGCCACTGACGACACCCACGATCCGGTCGATGAGAGAGTCGGGGTCGCCCGGTCCGTCTCGCTGGGGTTCCAGCACGTGCTCGTGATGTATGCCGGCGTGATCGCCGTACCGCTGATCTTCGCGCAGACCATGGGTCTCACGGCGTCGCAGACGATCACCCTGCTGAACATCAACCTGATCGTCGGGGGTATCGGCACCCTGATCCAGACGCTCGGGTTGTGGAAGTTCGGTGCACGGTTCCCGCTGGTACAGGGGGCGTCGTTCATCGGGCTGGCGCCGTCGCTGTTGATCGGCCAGGACTACGGACTCCGGTACGTCTTCGGGTCGGTGATCGCGGCCGGCCTGATAGTGCTGGTCGCCGCGCCCCTGCTCGGCCAGGTTCTCCGACTCTTCCCGCCGGTCGTGATCGGCAGTGTGATCACCATCGTCGGTCTCTCCCTGATGCCGGCCGCCGCCGGGTGGTTCGGCGGAGGTGCGGACAGCCCCGACTTCGGGTCCGCCGAGAATCTCGCGCTCGGAGCCGGGACCGTGGTCCTGATCGTCGCGCTGTACGCGTTCACCAGGGGCGCGTGGCGGAACCTGTCGATCCTGGTCGCCCTCGTCGTCGGTACCGTGATCGCGCTGTCGGCGGGGATGACCGACTTCGGCGACGTCGGGTCCGCGTCCTGGGCCGGCATCTCGAATCCGTTCGAGTTGGGTGCGCCCGCCTTCTCGCCCATCCCGATCCTGGTCATGACCCTGGCGATGTTCGTCATCGTGGCCGAGACGACCGGCAACATGCTGGCGATCGGGCGCATGGCCTCCACCGAGGTGACACCGCAGCGCCTTGCGTCGGCATTCCGTGGCGACGGACTGTCGACGGCGATCGGTGGACTGTTTCACGGTTTCCCCCTGAATGCCTTCAGTCAGAATTCCGGACTGATCGCCATGACCGGGGTACGGAGCCGGTTCGTGGTGGCCACCGGCGGCGTCCTGATGATCCTCATGGGCCTGGTGCCCAAGCTGGGCGCTGTCGTCGCGGCGATTCCGCCGTCGGTGCTGGGCGGCGCGGCCATCGTGATGTTCGGCATGACCACCGCTGCGGGCATCCAGGAACTGGCCCGAGTCCGCTATGAGGGCACCAACAACAGCCTGGTCGTCGCCGTCGCGGTGAGCGTCGGAGTCCTCCCGATGGCCGCGCCGACGCTCTTCGAGAAGTTCGACGGCACGCTCGGCATGGTGCTGTCCAGCGGAATCCTGCTCGGCACGGTGGCCGCGGTGGTCTTGAACCTGGTGTGCAACCTGCGCCGCACCCCCGCCGGGCGAGACGCGGCGTCGACGTCACACTCGGCGACCGAGGATCTCGAGGTCGTCCGATGA
- a CDS encoding MarR family winged helix-turn-helix transcriptional regulator codes for MTRRHAPPSADDGPPPPARLTDVDALAQLSFVVQQHLQRRAASHELSLIQTRLLGVLRDRRPTMSELGVLLDLDKSSVSGLVDRAEARGLVIRAPDEMDRRATRVTLSDHGREITVDVTAGFTEDMSTMLGPLSSRDRTTLTSLIGRVLPNP; via the coding sequence ATGACGCGACGACACGCTCCCCCATCGGCGGACGACGGGCCACCGCCCCCGGCGCGGCTGACCGACGTCGACGCCCTGGCACAGCTGTCATTCGTCGTGCAACAGCACCTCCAGCGCCGCGCCGCGTCGCATGAGCTGTCCCTCATCCAGACGCGCCTGCTGGGTGTGTTGCGCGACCGCAGACCGACCATGTCAGAGCTCGGCGTACTGCTCGATCTCGACAAGTCCAGCGTCAGTGGGTTGGTGGACCGCGCAGAGGCGCGCGGGCTGGTCATCAGAGCGCCCGACGAGATGGACCGCCGGGCGACCCGCGTGACGCTATCGGATCACGGACGGGAGATTACCGTTGATGTCACCGCCGGATTCACCGAGGACATGTCGACGATGTTGGGGCCGCTGTCGTCGCGCGACCGCACGACTCTCACCTCACTGATCGGCCGAGTGCTGCCGAACCCCTGA